One window of Cohnella hashimotonis genomic DNA carries:
- a CDS encoding response regulator translates to MFQVLLVDDHAHLVDSLVKSIPWESLGISQVHTAYSGPAALEVLDTYPVDILVTDIRMPGLSGLELIRRVMQARKRIKCIVMSGYADFEYARQALQFDTVDYILKPAEDEEIVASLRKATELIHREWEEISSRQRALTALRENFPKLRDGLLGELLTGGAMSPSALAQRLGSLELAFAAEDEVRLVLLRPDETFFAYSRHDLGLMEYAIGNIAEEIFRDGYEAWFCKDAHGYLVFLVKEKKSPGGEADAQASEPPRRQRALEREASEIQSGVKAYLHGTVSVLISGRGTFPRDVPALYQASLAMIRQRFGQEGEFLISAEAFGEAPRVDGLTGLHDTPTLVQLLEAGRWEMLADKLEAVFLSIGRLDRSFSQEHIMEVVFALGSALISICHKNGKRLEDVIGEPFGALLQPSQLRNVEQLRDWSARAIDLVRTDDIAGKQGETAAYFVRRAQEYVEQNLAGDTSLQAVADHVCLHPVYLSRLYKSETGEGLSGYVLRLKMEKAEKLLTEGNKKVHEIAELLGYDNPPYFIKVFKKHAGWTPKEYREQLHR, encoded by the coding sequence ATGTTCCAGGTTCTGCTGGTCGACGATCACGCGCATTTGGTAGACAGTCTAGTCAAGTCCATCCCCTGGGAATCGCTCGGGATCAGTCAGGTTCATACGGCTTACTCGGGGCCGGCGGCGCTCGAGGTGCTGGATACGTATCCGGTCGACATCCTTGTGACGGACATCCGGATGCCGGGCCTGTCCGGGCTGGAGCTGATCCGGCGGGTCATGCAGGCGCGCAAGCGGATCAAGTGCATCGTGATGAGCGGTTACGCCGACTTCGAATATGCAAGGCAGGCGCTGCAGTTCGATACCGTCGATTATATTCTGAAGCCGGCGGAGGACGAGGAGATCGTCGCGAGCCTGCGCAAGGCGACGGAGCTGATCCACCGGGAATGGGAGGAGATCAGCTCCCGTCAGCGGGCGTTGACCGCGCTGAGAGAGAACTTCCCCAAGCTGAGGGACGGACTGCTGGGCGAGCTGCTGACAGGCGGCGCGATGTCCCCGTCTGCGCTGGCGCAGCGGCTCGGGTCGCTGGAGCTTGCGTTCGCCGCCGAAGACGAGGTGCGGCTCGTGCTGCTGCGTCCCGACGAGACGTTTTTTGCATACAGCCGTCACGATCTGGGCTTGATGGAGTATGCCATCGGCAACATTGCCGAGGAAATTTTCCGCGACGGCTACGAGGCCTGGTTTTGCAAGGATGCGCACGGCTATCTGGTTTTTCTGGTCAAGGAAAAGAAATCGCCGGGCGGCGAAGCGGACGCGCAGGCGTCCGAGCCGCCGCGGCGGCAGCGCGCGCTCGAGCGCGAGGCGAGCGAGATTCAGAGCGGCGTCAAAGCTTACCTGCACGGCACGGTATCCGTCCTGATCAGCGGCAGGGGAACCTTCCCGCGCGACGTGCCGGCGCTGTACCAGGCGTCGCTCGCCATGATCCGCCAGCGGTTCGGGCAGGAGGGCGAGTTTCTGATCTCGGCGGAGGCGTTCGGCGAGGCGCCGCGGGTCGACGGCCTGACCGGCCTGCACGATACGCCGACGCTCGTCCAGCTGCTGGAGGCCGGCCGCTGGGAGATGCTCGCGGACAAGCTGGAGGCCGTTTTTTTATCGATCGGACGGTTGGACCGGTCTTTTTCCCAGGAGCACATCATGGAAGTCGTCTTTGCCTTGGGCAGCGCGTTGATCTCGATCTGCCACAAGAACGGCAAACGGCTCGAGGACGTCATCGGCGAGCCGTTCGGCGCGCTCCTGCAGCCGTCGCAGCTGCGCAATGTCGAGCAGCTGCGGGATTGGTCGGCGCGCGCGATCGATCTGGTGCGGACGGACGACATTGCGGGCAAGCAGGGCGAGACGGCGGCCTACTTCGTCAGGCGGGCGCAGGAATACGTGGAGCAGAATCTGGCTGGGGATACTTCGCTGCAGGCGGTGGCGGATCATGTCTGCCTGCATCCCGTCTATTTATCCAGGCTCTATAAGTCCGAGACCGGAGAGGGGCTGAGCGGCTACGTGCTGCGGCTGAAGATGGAGAAGGCCGAGAAGCTGCTGACCGAAGGCAACAAGAAGGTGCACGAGATCGCCGAGCTGCTCGGCTACGACAATCCGCCTTATTTTATCAAGGTGTTCAAAAAGCATGCCGGATGGACGCCCAAGGAGTATCGCGAACAGCTTCATCGCTGA